The Rhodanobacter humi DNA window TCGGTCTGACCTCCGACAAGCGATCACTGATGGAGCTGCGCACGCTGGCCGACTGGACGCTGAAACCGGCGTTGCTGGCGGTACCGGGCGTCGCGAAGGTCGCGGTGTTCGGCGGTGACACCAAGGAATACCAGGTCCAGATCCGCCCGGAGCAATTGCTCAAATACAATCTCGCGGTTGACGACGTCCTGACGGCGGCGCGGCGGGCCACGGGGGTGCGTGGTGCCGGTTTCATCGACACGCCCAATCAGCGCATCGTCCTGCAGAGCGACGGTCAGGCGCTCGCCGTGCAGGAGATCGCCGGTACCATCGTGCGGCATCAGGCGGGCGGCAATGTCACCTTGGGCGATGTCGCGCAGGTGGTCGTCGCGCCGGAGCCGCCCATCGGAGCGTCCTCGGTCATGGGCCATCCGGCTGTGCAACTGGTGATTTCCGAGCAATACGGCGCCAATACGCTTGTCGTGACTCAGAGCGTGGAAAAGGCGTTGGCCAGCATGAAGTCCGGTCTGACCGCGCAGGGCATCACCCTGCATGCCGATCTGTTTCGTCCGGCCAATTTCATCACGACCGCAACCGGCAACATCAAGTCCTCGCTGCTGATCGGCGGCGTGCTGGTCGTGATCGTGCTGATGCTGTTCCTTTACAACCTGCGCACGGCCGCGATCTCGCTGGTGGCGATCCCGTTGTCGCTGCTCGCCGCCGTGACGGTGCTGGAATACTTCGGCTTCAGCCTCAACACTATGACCTTGGGTGGATTGGCCATCGCCATCGGTTTGCTGGTGGACGATGCGGTGATCGTGGTGGAGAACATCTACCGCCGACTGCGCGAGAATCGCCATGCCGAGGTACCGCGTCCCGTCTTCGCGGTGCTGCTGGACGCCTCGCTGGAAGTGCGCAGCGCGGTGGTCTATGCGACGCTGGCGATCGCGCTGGTATTCATTCCCGTGCTGACCATGTCGGGCATCGCCGGCCGTCTGTTCGCGCCGTTGGGCATTGCCTATGTGCTGGCGACACTCGCCTCGCTGCTGGTGGCCATGACGGTCACCCCAGCCTTGTGCTACTTGCTGTTGGCCAACCGCCCGTTGCCGGAACGCGAGGCTCCCTTGGTGCGTTGGACCAAGGACCGGTATCGCGGCGTGCTGTTGCGGGTAGAGACCAGCTACCGTGCGGTCATGACCGTGGTCCTCGTGCTGACGCTGATGGCGGTGGCGGCGCTGCCGTTCTTCGGGGGCGGCTTTCTGCCGGAGCTGCGTGAGGGCCATTTCATCGTCCACATGTCGGCGGTGCCGGGAACCTCGCTGCAGGAGTCGATCCGTATCGGCAACCATGTGACTGCCGCGCTGCTGAAGCTGCCCTTCGTTCGTTCGGTGGCGCAGAACGCGGGACGTGCCGAAAAGGCGGATGACACGTGGGGCACGCAATACAGCGAATTCAACGTCGATCTCAAACCTCTCAGCGGCGATGCCGCCGAAGCGGCCGTCTCGGATATTCGCAAGGCGCTGGCACCGTTTCCCGGCGTCAACTTTGCGGTCAAGACCTTCCTGACGGAACGTGTCGAAGAAACCCTGTCGGGCTTTACCGCCGCCGTGGCGGTCAATATCTACGGCAACGACCTGGACACACTCGACACCAAGGCGGCGGACGTCGCGAAAATTCTGGGGCAGCTGCCTGGCGCAGCGGATGTCCAGGTGCAGTCACCGCCGGGGACGCCGCAGTTGGTGGTGCGCCTGCGCAAACAAGCGTTGGCCCGCTGGGGGTTCGATGCCGTGACAGTGCTCGATGCCATCCGCACCGCGTATCAAGGCGACCAGGTCGGTCAGGTCTACGACGGTAACCGCGTGTTCAATGTCTCAGTCATCCTCGCGCCTCAACAACGCGGAAAGGTGGCCGAAGTGGGGGCATTGCCGATACGCAACGCCGCCGGCACGTATGTCCCGCTGAAGGAACTGGCCGACATCTACGAAGATGCGGGGCGCTACGTCGTGTTGCACGACGGCGCCCGACGCGTGCAGACCGTGACCGCCAATGTGAGCGGGGGCAACGTGTCGGCCTTTGTCGCCGCCGCCAAACAACAGATTGCCGCCAAGGTCGCGCTGCCGCCCGGCAGCTACGTGGAGTTTGGTGGTGCAGCGGCGGCGCAGAGCCAGTCCACGCATGATCTGCTGATCAACTCACTGATCGCCGGTGTCGCCATCGTCTTGTTGTTGTTCATGGTGCTCGGCAGCATGCGCA harbors:
- a CDS encoding efflux RND transporter permease subunit codes for the protein MRQDAPGLLAAIVRFSLRFRGVVLVLAGILIVYGALTLSRSKYDVFPEFAPPQVSIQTEAPGLAPEQVEVLATQPIENAINGLPGLQALRSQSIQGLSVITITFNPGSDIYRDRQNLGERLGALATQLPQGVQVPVMSPLTSSTSVVLDIGLTSDKRSLMELRTLADWTLKPALLAVPGVAKVAVFGGDTKEYQVQIRPEQLLKYNLAVDDVLTAARRATGVRGAGFIDTPNQRIVLQSDGQALAVQEIAGTIVRHQAGGNVTLGDVAQVVVAPEPPIGASSVMGHPAVQLVISEQYGANTLVVTQSVEKALASMKSGLTAQGITLHADLFRPANFITTATGNIKSSLLIGGVLVVIVLMLFLYNLRTAAISLVAIPLSLLAAVTVLEYFGFSLNTMTLGGLAIAIGLLVDDAVIVVENIYRRLRENRHAEVPRPVFAVLLDASLEVRSAVVYATLAIALVFIPVLTMSGIAGRLFAPLGIAYVLATLASLLVAMTVTPALCYLLLANRPLPEREAPLVRWTKDRYRGVLLRVETSYRAVMTVVLVLTLMAVAALPFFGGGFLPELREGHFIVHMSAVPGTSLQESIRIGNHVTAALLKLPFVRSVAQNAGRAEKADDTWGTQYSEFNVDLKPLSGDAAEAAVSDIRKALAPFPGVNFAVKTFLTERVEETLSGFTAAVAVNIYGNDLDTLDTKAADVAKILGQLPGAADVQVQSPPGTPQLVVRLRKQALARWGFDAVTVLDAIRTAYQGDQVGQVYDGNRVFNVSVILAPQQRGKVAEVGALPIRNAAGTYVPLKELADIYEDAGRYVVLHDGARRVQTVTANVSGGNVSAFVAAAKQQIAAKVALPPGSYVEFGGAAAAQSQSTHDLLINSLIAGVAIVLLLFMVLGSMRSLLLVLANLPFALVGGVLAVFATGGGLSIGSMVGFVTLFGITLRNSIMLLSHYDHLVNVEGMTWGPEAALRGAQERLSPILMTALVTALGLLPLAIGSGAPGREIEGPMALVILGGLVTSTALNLLVLPTLALRYGRFQRDTPEDANPAVA